The following proteins are co-located in the Penaeus monodon isolate SGIC_2016 chromosome 10, NSTDA_Pmon_1, whole genome shotgun sequence genome:
- the LOC119577973 gene encoding flavin-containing monooxygenase FMO GS-OX-like 2 has product MKVVGVIGAGAAGLCATRHILSSEELTPIVWEQSSQIGGTWRLSKDIGTDSRGFPVHSSMYESLRTNLPKLLMQFPDFDFPNKAESFVHHTTILKYLEDYADHFNLHPYIKLGHHVENVSVLKSDEGPPCWAVTVKDLSTDVVSTVTCDALLVCNGHFSTLQKPLIEGIENFKGRQIHSHDYREPSPYTDSRVIILGAGASGLDILMEVSAVAKEVLLSHNLPVPFPSEFSPNVKQGSGIMKASENGFYLKDGSFQEADCIIYCTGYKYTFPFLEDKCGITVENNHVKPLYKQIINAFFPTMGFIGIPSRIVVFQLINYQVQYFLATLTGKTRLPRTAEMKSEIEAYAGERKKQRWKENQYHILQNDQFQYMEDLATLAGIELPSPHLKKIWNVVIPRLLFSFPNFKTYEYSLGEDGALVEKWEGKVVSTSWDLTILIAKQVSRLLWRNFPKIAYILGSAILKKLKGFVGL; this is encoded by the exons ATCTTGTCCTCAGAGGAGCTGACCCCAATAGTATGGGAACAGTCGTCGCAGATAGGTGGTACATGGAGGCTCTCGAAAGATATTGGGACAGATAGCAGAGGGTTTCCAGTACACTCAAGCATGTATGAGAGCCTGAG GACCAATTTACCAAAATTGCTAATGCAATTCCCGGATTTTGACTTTCCAAATAAGGCAGAATCTTTTGTTCATCACACAACTATTCTCAAATACCTGGAAGATTATGCTGATCACTTCAATCTTCATCCATATATTAAA ctGGGCCACCATGTAGAGAATGTGTCTGTATTGAAGAGTGACGAAGGGCCTCCATGCTGGGCTGTTACAGTGAAAGATCTGTCAACTGATGTAGTCAGTACTGTCACCTGTGATGCCTTGCTTGTTTGCAATGG GCACTTCTCCACACTTCAAAAGCCGCTTATTGAAGGGATTGAGAATTTCAAGGGTCGACAAATTCACAGTCATGACTATCGTGAACCATCACCATACACAGATTCCAGAGTTATAATCCTTGGTGCTGGGGCCTCTGGACTGGATATTTTAATGGAAGTATCTGCTGTTGCCAAGGAG GTACTTCTTTCTCACAACCTGCCAGTTCCCTTCCCTTCTGAGTTTTCTCCAAATGTCAAACAAGGTTCAGGCATAATGAAAGCTTCGGAAAATGGCTTTTATCTTAAAGACGGAAGTTTCCAAGAAGCAGATTGCATAATATACTGCACTG GCTATAAATATACCTTCCCATTCCTTGAAGATAAATGTGGCATCACAGTTGAGAATAACCATGTAAAGCCATTGTACAAACAAATTATCAATGCTTTCTTTCCCACCATGGGATTTATAGGCATCCCATCACGTATCGTTGTGTTCCAACTCATAAACTACCAG GTACAGTACTTCCTTGCAACCTTAACAGGGAAAACTCGTTTACCAAGGACAGCTGAAATGAAATCAGAGATTGAAGCCTATgctggagagaggaagaagcaaagatggaaagaaaaccaGTACCACATCTTGCAAAATGACCAATTCCAATACATGGAAGACCTGGCAACTCTGGCTGGCATAGAACTGCCTTCTCCACACCTGAAAAAAATCTGGAATGTGGTCATTCCTCGTCTGCTTTTCTCCTTTCCAAACTTCAAGACCTATGAGTATTCCCTTGGAGAAGATGGGGCATTAGTTGAGAAGTGGGAGGGCAAAGTAGTCAGTACATCATGGGACCTTACAATACTGATAGCTAAACAGGTATCCCGACTCCTGTGGCGCAATTTCCCAAAGATTGCATATATTTTAGGCTCTGCAATTCTTAAgaaattaaagggttttgttGGATTGTGA